In one Sulfitobacter sp. LCG007 genomic region, the following are encoded:
- a CDS encoding MAPEG family protein: MEIFEAYSHATVSVAAFALLTLILAGWSSAAKGRAGVVSGGAPEADYANPAYRLYRAHMNAVEMVGPFTAVTLAAILAGASPLWVNWLASIFFVSRLVHAWVHVSGKGKPDGGLRSWVFVVGMVMCVLLGLMAIVAGFM, translated from the coding sequence ATGGAGATCTTCGAGGCATATTCACACGCAACCGTCTCTGTCGCGGCCTTCGCGCTGCTGACGCTGATTCTTGCCGGATGGTCCTCGGCGGCGAAGGGCCGCGCAGGGGTCGTGTCCGGCGGCGCACCCGAGGCGGACTACGCGAACCCTGCCTATCGTCTTTACCGCGCACATATGAACGCGGTCGAGATGGTCGGCCCCTTCACGGCGGTGACGCTCGCCGCGATCCTGGCCGGGGCCTCGCCGCTCTGGGTCAACTGGCTGGCCTCGATCTTCTTCGTCTCCCGGCTGGTTCATGCCTGGGTGCATGTCAGTGGCAAGGGCAAGCCGGATGGGGGGCTTCGTTCCTGGGTGTTCGTCGTGGGGATGGTGATGTGCGTCCTCCTCGGGCTCATGGCCATCGTCGCCGGGTTCATGTGA
- the nuoF gene encoding NADH-quinone oxidoreductase subunit NuoF, with protein MLEDKDRIFTNLYGMHDRTLKGAQARGHWDGTAGLLGKGQGWIIDQMKASGLRGRGGAGFPTGLKWSFMPKESDGRPSYLVVNADESEPGTCKDREIMRHDPHTLIEGCLIASFAMNANACYIYIRGEYIREKEALQAAIDEAYEAGLIGRNACKSGFDFDLYLHHGAGAYICGEETALLESLEGKKGMPRMKPPFPAGAGLYGCPTTVNNVESIAVVPTILRRGPEWFSSFGRQNNAGTKLFAISGHVNNPCVVEEAMSITFEELIERHCGGIRGGWDNLKAVIPGGSSVPMIPGAQMKEAIMDFDYLREQRSGLGTAAVIVMDKSTDVIKAIWRLSKFYKHESCGQCTPCREGTGWMMRVMDRLVTGEAEPAEIDMLFDVTKQVEGHTICALGDAAAWPIQGLIRHFRDEIEDRIRHKRGPRKTTIAAE; from the coding sequence ATGCTCGAGGACAAGGACCGGATCTTCACGAACCTCTACGGGATGCATGACCGCACCCTGAAGGGCGCCCAGGCGCGGGGCCACTGGGACGGCACCGCCGGACTGCTCGGCAAGGGGCAGGGCTGGATCATCGACCAAATGAAGGCGTCGGGTCTGCGTGGCCGCGGCGGAGCGGGCTTTCCGACCGGGCTGAAGTGGTCCTTCATGCCAAAGGAAAGCGACGGCCGCCCTTCCTACCTGGTGGTCAACGCCGACGAATCCGAGCCGGGAACCTGCAAGGATCGCGAGATCATGCGACACGATCCGCACACGCTGATCGAGGGCTGCCTGATTGCATCGTTCGCGATGAACGCGAATGCCTGCTATATCTACATCCGGGGCGAATACATCCGCGAGAAGGAGGCCCTGCAAGCCGCCATCGACGAGGCCTACGAGGCCGGCCTGATCGGGCGCAACGCCTGCAAGTCGGGGTTCGATTTCGATCTGTATCTCCACCACGGCGCGGGTGCCTATATCTGCGGCGAGGAAACCGCGCTGCTCGAAAGCCTCGAGGGCAAGAAGGGCATGCCGCGCATGAAGCCGCCCTTCCCGGCGGGCGCGGGGCTCTACGGCTGTCCGACGACCGTCAACAACGTGGAATCCATCGCCGTGGTGCCGACGATCCTGCGGCGCGGCCCCGAGTGGTTCTCGTCCTTCGGGCGTCAGAACAACGCGGGGACCAAGCTTTTCGCGATCTCGGGCCATGTGAACAATCCCTGCGTTGTCGAAGAGGCCATGTCGATCACCTTCGAGGAGCTGATCGAACGTCACTGCGGCGGCATCAGGGGCGGCTGGGACAACCTCAAGGCCGTGATCCCGGGCGGTTCGTCCGTGCCGATGATTCCCGGCGCGCAGATGAAGGAGGCCATCATGGACTTCGACTATCTGCGCGAACAGCGTTCGGGCCTCGGCACGGCGGCGGTGATCGTCATGGACAAGTCCACCGATGTCATAAAGGCCATCTGGCGGCTGTCGAAATTCTACAAGCACGAAAGCTGTGGCCAGTGCACGCCCTGCCGGGAAGGCACCGGCTGGATGATGCGGGTCATGGACCGGCTGGTCACGGGCGAGGCCGAACCGGCAGAGATCGACATGCTGTTTGACGTGACCAAGCAGGTCGAGGGTCACACGATCTGCGCGCTCGGCGACGCGGCGGCCTGGCCGATCCAGGGTCTGATCCGGCATTTCCGGGACGAGATCGAGGACCGCATCAGGCACAAGCGCGGGCCGCGCAAGACAACCATCGCTGCGGAGTAG
- a CDS encoding DUF5337 domain-containing protein — protein sequence MASEAEIERAQARRGRMVGLVIAVAILLWLGAQIVGPMAGLPGRYALLFDFAALAAMFWALVVTAQMWRARKSVRAEDKG from the coding sequence GTGGCGAGCGAAGCCGAAATCGAGAGGGCGCAGGCGCGCAGGGGCCGCATGGTCGGGCTTGTCATCGCCGTGGCGATCCTGCTCTGGCTCGGGGCCCAGATCGTCGGGCCGATGGCCGGACTGCCGGGACGATATGCGTTGCTGTTCGATTTCGCGGCGCTTGCGGCGATGTTCTGGGCGCTGGTCGTGACGGCGCAGATGTGGCGCGCACGCAAGTCGGTGCGCGCCGAAGACAAGGGTTAG
- a CDS encoding endonuclease, whose product MMDDMDDCRRKSWMLAAGLALLVFLVLWIFSGWGFFGALLTGIVVMLLLGLLLANLRCKDNTVTQAAPSPAPRAQPAPQPAAATPAPRTGKAEAGKAETAAAPAPEPAVEPAPVAEPIAEAASAPEPVSQPEPTPGHATAAAADAAKEEREPALMQSPKGGSEDDLKLISGVGPKLEETLNGLGIWHFDQIAAWDASEVAWVDSRLRFKGRIERDDWIGQAKTLAAGGETEFSRRKKRG is encoded by the coding sequence ATGATGGACGACATGGACGATTGCAGAAGGAAAAGCTGGATGCTGGCCGCCGGGCTGGCGCTGCTGGTTTTCCTGGTCCTCTGGATCTTCAGCGGCTGGGGCTTCTTCGGCGCGCTGCTGACGGGGATCGTCGTCATGTTGCTGCTGGGTCTGCTGCTTGCGAACCTGCGCTGCAAGGACAACACCGTGACACAGGCCGCGCCATCGCCTGCGCCGCGCGCGCAGCCGGCACCGCAACCGGCCGCTGCCACCCCTGCGCCCAGGACCGGGAAGGCCGAGGCTGGGAAGGCCGAGACCGCCGCAGCGCCGGCGCCGGAACCCGCAGTTGAACCAGCGCCTGTCGCGGAACCGATCGCCGAAGCCGCATCCGCGCCAGAGCCGGTTTCGCAACCCGAGCCCACGCCCGGACACGCGACAGCCGCCGCCGCCGACGCGGCGAAGGAAGAGCGCGAACCGGCGCTGATGCAGTCGCCGAAGGGCGGCTCCGAGGACGATTTGAAGCTGATCAGCGGCGTGGGCCCGAAGCTTGAAGAGACGTTGAACGGTCTGGGCATCTGGCATTTCGACCAGATCGCGGCCTGGGATGCCTCGGAGGTCGCATGGGTCGACAGCCGCCTGCGCTTCAAGGGCCGGATCGAACGCGACGACTGGATCGGTCAGGCGAAGACGCTGGCGGCCGGCGGCGAGACTGAGTTCTCGCGCAGGAAGAAGCGGGGCTGA
- the nuoE gene encoding NADH-quinone oxidoreductase subunit NuoE, with the protein MLRRLHLDQPESFAFTPDNQAWADGQITKYPEGRQASAIIPLLWRAQEQEGWLSRPAIEHVADMLGMQYIRALEVATFYFMFQLQPVGSVAHIQVCGTTSCMICGAEDLIGVCKEKIAAKAHELSADGKFSWEEVECLGSCSNAPMAQIGKDYYEDLTVARMGEIIDELAAGKVPVPGPQNGRYASEPLSGLTSLTDHESGRTQYNASVQLAVDIGDSVKRIDGTEVPLTTPWRSHAANVGEKPGGSEDEPRPSEGAPADKTGITEQEAQASSNAHPRSKDEPAGVSSDAADDAAPAPGKAKTRKTAAGTNTKASGRKKKDETRKDE; encoded by the coding sequence ATGCTCCGCCGCCTCCATCTCGACCAGCCCGAAAGCTTCGCCTTCACGCCGGATAACCAGGCATGGGCGGACGGGCAGATCACCAAATATCCCGAAGGCCGTCAGGCCAGCGCCATCATTCCGCTTCTGTGGCGCGCGCAGGAGCAGGAGGGCTGGCTGTCGCGTCCGGCGATCGAGCATGTGGCAGACATGCTGGGCATGCAGTACATCCGCGCGCTCGAGGTGGCGACCTTCTACTTCATGTTCCAGCTGCAACCCGTCGGCTCGGTCGCGCATATCCAGGTCTGCGGCACGACCTCCTGCATGATCTGCGGCGCCGAGGACCTGATCGGGGTATGCAAGGAGAAGATCGCGGCGAAGGCGCATGAGCTTTCGGCCGACGGAAAGTTTTCCTGGGAAGAGGTGGAATGCCTCGGATCGTGCTCGAACGCGCCGATGGCGCAGATCGGCAAGGATTACTACGAGGATCTGACGGTCGCCCGGATGGGCGAGATCATCGACGAGCTGGCGGCCGGCAAGGTGCCGGTCCCAGGGCCCCAGAACGGGCGCTATGCGTCCGAACCGTTGAGCGGGCTCACCTCTCTGACGGATCATGAATCGGGCCGGACGCAGTACAATGCATCGGTCCAGTTGGCTGTCGACATCGGGGATTCTGTCAAGCGGATCGATGGAACCGAGGTGCCGCTGACGACGCCATGGCGCAGCCATGCGGCCAATGTGGGCGAAAAGCCCGGCGGCTCCGAAGATGAGCCGCGCCCCTCTGAAGGCGCGCCCGCCGACAAGACCGGGATAACCGAACAGGAGGCGCAGGCGAGTTCGAATGCGCATCCGCGCTCGAAGGACGAACCGGCGGGGGTTTCCTCGGACGCGGCCGACGACGCTGCTCCGGCTCCGGGCAAGGCGAAGACCCGCAAGACCGCCGCCGGCACAAATACGAAGGCCTCGGGCCGCAAGAAGAAGGATGAAACCCGCAAGGACGAATGA
- a CDS encoding NADH-quinone oxidoreductase subunit D yields the protein MDGSKGFEDALTGEQKIRNFNINFGPQHPAAHGVLRLVLELDGEIVERCDPHIGLLHRGTEKLMESRTYLQNLPYFDRLDYVAPMNQEHAWCLAIEKLTGVEVPRRASLIRVLYSEIGRVLNHLLNVTTQALDVGALTPPLWGFEEREKLMIFYERACGARLHAAYFRPGGVHQDLPPALIDDIETWAREFPTFIDDIDGLLTENRIFKQRNADIAIVTEDDIQKWGFSGVMVRGSGLAWDLRRSQPYECYDEFDFQIPVGKNGDCYDRYLVRMEEMRQSTSIILQCVEKLRAEPGPVLARGKITPPSRASMKTSMEALIHHFKLYTEGFHVPEGEVYCAVEAPKGEFGVYLVADGTNRPYRAKLRAPGFPHLQAMDYIATGHQLADVAAIIGSLDVVFGEIDR from the coding sequence ATGGACGGATCCAAGGGTTTCGAGGACGCGCTCACGGGCGAACAGAAGATCCGCAACTTCAACATCAACTTCGGGCCTCAGCACCCGGCGGCGCATGGCGTGCTGCGGCTTGTGCTGGAACTCGACGGCGAGATCGTCGAGCGCTGCGACCCGCATATCGGGCTGCTGCACCGGGGCACCGAGAAGTTGATGGAAAGCAGAACCTACCTGCAGAACCTGCCCTATTTCGACCGGCTCGATTACGTCGCGCCGATGAACCAGGAGCATGCATGGTGTCTGGCGATCGAGAAGCTGACCGGCGTCGAGGTGCCGCGCAGGGCCTCGCTGATCCGGGTGCTCTACTCCGAGATCGGGCGGGTGCTGAACCACCTGCTGAACGTGACCACGCAGGCGCTTGATGTCGGCGCACTGACTCCGCCTCTCTGGGGTTTCGAAGAGCGCGAGAAGCTGATGATCTTCTACGAGCGTGCCTGCGGAGCGCGGCTCCACGCGGCCTATTTCCGGCCGGGCGGCGTGCATCAGGATCTGCCTCCGGCGCTGATCGACGACATCGAGACATGGGCGCGAGAGTTCCCGACGTTCATCGACGATATCGACGGGCTTCTGACCGAGAACCGGATCTTCAAGCAGCGCAACGCCGATATCGCGATCGTGACCGAGGATGACATCCAGAAATGGGGGTTCTCCGGTGTCATGGTGCGCGGTTCTGGCCTTGCCTGGGACCTGCGCCGGTCGCAGCCCTACGAGTGCTACGACGAGTTCGATTTCCAGATTCCCGTGGGCAAGAACGGCGACTGTTACGACCGTTACCTCGTGCGCATGGAAGAGATGCGGCAGTCGACCTCGATCATCCTGCAATGCGTCGAGAAACTGCGGGCGGAACCGGGCCCCGTGCTCGCACGCGGCAAGATCACACCGCCCTCGCGCGCCTCGATGAAGACCTCGATGGAAGCGTTGATCCATCACTTCAAGCTTTACACCGAAGGGTTTCACGTCCCCGAGGGCGAGGTCTACTGCGCCGTCGAGGCCCCCAAGGGCGAGTTCGGCGTCTACCTCGTCGCCGACGGTACGAACCGCCCCTACCGCGCCAAGCTGCGCGCGCCGGGCTTTCCGCATCTTCAGGCGATGGATTATATCGCCACCGGCCACCAACTGGCCGATGTGGCAGCCATCATCGGGTCCCTGGACGTGGTGTTCGGAGAGATCGACCGGTGA
- a CDS encoding NADH-quinone oxidoreductase subunit C: MSEALNDLGAYVEQKRPDCVLTWEVRHGELNVDVAPASITGLVEFLRTDPTCRFSTLVDITAVDHPGRAKRFDVVYHFLSMYQNHRIRLRMSIREDEMVPSITGIHPSANWFEREVFDMFGILFSGHPDLRRILTDYGFRGYPLRKDFPTTGYTEVRYDEAQKRVVYEPVSLVQEYRQFDFMSPWEGAEYILPGDEKKEAAK; encoded by the coding sequence ATGTCCGAAGCACTCAACGATCTCGGCGCCTATGTCGAACAGAAGCGGCCCGATTGCGTGCTGACCTGGGAGGTGCGCCACGGCGAGCTGAACGTGGACGTGGCGCCGGCCTCGATCACCGGGCTTGTCGAGTTCCTACGCACGGATCCGACCTGCCGCTTCTCGACGCTTGTCGATATCACTGCGGTAGACCACCCGGGTCGGGCCAAGCGCTTCGACGTGGTCTACCATTTCCTGTCGATGTATCAGAACCACCGGATCCGCCTGCGCATGTCGATCCGCGAGGATGAGATGGTGCCCTCGATCACCGGGATCCACCCCTCGGCCAACTGGTTCGAGCGCGAGGTGTTCGACATGTTCGGAATCCTCTTCTCGGGACATCCGGACCTGCGGCGCATTTTGACGGACTACGGGTTCCGCGGTTATCCTCTGCGCAAGGACTTCCCGACGACGGGCTATACCGAGGTGCGCTACGATGAGGCGCAGAAACGTGTGGTCTACGAACCTGTCAGCCTGGTTCAGGAATACCGGCAGTTCGATTTCATGAGCCCCTGGGAAGGGGCCGAGTACATTCTGCCGGGCGACGAAAAGAAGGAAGCGGCGAAGTGA
- a CDS encoding NADH-quinone oxidoreductase subunit B family protein: protein MAVIPEEALVTRVKSGPSEPAAYGVNAAGADREVATQTLNRELQDKGFLVTSTEDIINWARTGSLHWMTFGLACCAVEMMHTSMPRYDLERFGTAPRASPRQSDLMIVAGTLTNKMAPALRKVYDQMPEPRYVISMGSCANGGGYYHYSYSVVRGCDRIVPVDIYVPGCPPTAEALLYGILQLQRKIRRTGTIVR, encoded by the coding sequence ATGGCAGTGATACCCGAAGAGGCGCTCGTGACCCGGGTCAAATCCGGACCGTCCGAGCCTGCTGCCTATGGCGTGAACGCGGCCGGGGCGGACCGCGAGGTCGCCACCCAGACCCTGAACCGCGAGTTGCAGGACAAGGGATTCCTCGTTACATCGACCGAGGACATCATCAACTGGGCGCGCACCGGGTCGCTGCACTGGATGACGTTCGGACTGGCCTGCTGCGCGGTCGAGATGATGCATACCTCGATGCCGCGCTATGATCTGGAACGTTTCGGCACCGCGCCGCGTGCGAGCCCGCGCCAGTCGGACCTGATGATCGTGGCCGGAACGCTGACCAACAAGATGGCGCCGGCGCTGCGCAAGGTCTACGACCAGATGCCCGAGCCGCGCTACGTGATCTCGATGGGCTCCTGCGCCAATGGCGGGGGCTACTACCATTACAGCTACTCCGTCGTGCGCGGCTGCGACCGGATCGTGCCCGTCGACATCTACGTGCCCGGCTGCCCGCCGACGGCCGAGGCGCTGCTCTACGGAATCCTGCAGCTTCAGCGCAAGATCCGGCGTACCGGAACCATCGTCCGCTGA
- a CDS encoding NADH-quinone oxidoreductase subunit A, giving the protein MDEMLREYLPILIFLAVAIGLGLVLILAAVVLAVRNPDPEKVSAYECGFNAFDDARMKFDVRFYLVSILFIIFDLEIAFLFPWAVAFKDISMAGFWSMMVFLGVLTIGFAYEWKKGALEWQ; this is encoded by the coding sequence GTGGACGAGATGCTTCGGGAATATCTTCCCATCCTCATCTTTCTTGCCGTCGCAATCGGTCTGGGCCTGGTCCTGATCCTCGCCGCCGTCGTCTTGGCCGTGCGCAATCCGGACCCCGAAAAGGTGTCGGCCTACGAATGCGGCTTCAACGCCTTCGATGACGCCCGGATGAAGTTCGACGTGCGCTTCTACCTCGTGTCGATCCTCTTCATCATCTTCGATCTCGAGATCGCCTTCCTGTTCCCGTGGGCCGTGGCCTTCAAGGACATCTCCATGGCGGGCTTCTGGTCCATGATGGTATTCCTCGGGGTGCTGACGATCGGCTTCGCCTACGAATGGAAGAAGGGAGCACTCGAATGGCAGTGA
- a CDS encoding VPLPA-CTERM sorting domain-containing protein, with the protein MNKILSAAIAALSFLPLAANAATFDFTGYSDGAQETLTQTVDGLSVSVTAGVYSLGNPGFFVPDYDGFPVIGLGDLAVSTQDGKGPFSGAAGIGVAPANASGLLPDINSVFEMLTFTFDSIVDFGSIRFGNVSSWFAEGFDLFVDGVLVNPSDRQINGNQPYDLTGLQGTSISFGASGLFDSFNIQSISATQVAPVPLPAGLVLMLTGIAGFGGIRRMRKA; encoded by the coding sequence ATGAACAAGATTCTCTCCGCGGCAATCGCGGCCCTTTCATTTCTTCCGCTTGCGGCAAATGCCGCGACATTTGATTTCACCGGATATTCAGACGGCGCGCAGGAAACCCTGACGCAGACCGTCGATGGCCTTTCCGTGTCGGTGACGGCCGGCGTCTACAGCCTCGGCAACCCCGGCTTCTTCGTTCCTGACTATGACGGTTTTCCTGTCATCGGCCTCGGCGATCTCGCGGTTTCGACCCAGGATGGCAAGGGACCCTTTTCCGGTGCCGCGGGCATCGGTGTCGCGCCCGCCAATGCATCGGGCTTGCTCCCGGACATCAACAGCGTCTTTGAAATGCTCACATTCACCTTCGACAGCATCGTCGACTTCGGGTCGATCCGGTTCGGCAACGTGTCGAGCTGGTTCGCGGAAGGCTTCGACCTGTTCGTGGACGGTGTGCTGGTCAACCCGAGCGATCGCCAGATCAATGGCAACCAGCCCTACGACCTGACAGGCCTGCAGGGCACGTCGATCAGCTTCGGCGCCAGCGGCCTTTTCGACAGTTTCAACATCCAGAGCATCTCGGCCACCCAAGTCGCGCCGGTTCCGCTTCCCGCAGGGCTCGTCCTGATGCTGACCGGGATTGCAGGTTTTGGCGGCATCCGCCGGATGCGCAAGGCCTGA
- a CDS encoding crotonase/enoyl-CoA hydratase family protein: MYETITIERGKGGVATLRLNRPEKHNAMSGQMLAELTAAAAELGGDAEVRVVVLTGAGTSFCAGGDLGWMQAQRDMDAATRAAEAGRLATTLDALNRLPKPLIGRIQGNAFGGGVGLACICDAAIGAEGLRMGFTETRLGLIPATIGPYVLARMGEGRARRVFMSARLFGAEEARDLGILSRVVAADALDAAVEAEVRPYLDCAPGAVAAAKQLARDLGPRIDAEVIAHTIEALSSRWETEEAAEGIAAFFDRRKPRWAG, from the coding sequence ATGTACGAAACGATCACCATCGAACGCGGCAAGGGCGGCGTGGCGACCTTGAGGCTGAACCGCCCCGAAAAGCACAATGCAATGTCGGGCCAGATGCTTGCGGAGCTGACGGCCGCTGCGGCGGAGCTGGGCGGCGACGCCGAGGTCAGGGTCGTGGTTCTGACCGGCGCGGGAACATCCTTCTGCGCTGGCGGCGATCTGGGATGGATGCAGGCGCAGCGCGACATGGACGCTGCCACCCGCGCAGCCGAGGCTGGCCGCCTCGCCACCACGCTGGATGCCCTGAACAGGCTGCCGAAGCCGCTGATCGGGCGGATCCAGGGCAATGCCTTCGGGGGCGGTGTCGGCCTGGCCTGCATCTGCGACGCGGCCATCGGGGCGGAAGGGCTGAGGATGGGTTTCACCGAGACCCGCCTTGGCCTCATACCCGCGACGATCGGCCCCTATGTGCTGGCGCGGATGGGCGAGGGTCGCGCGCGCCGCGTCTTCATGTCGGCGCGTCTCTTCGGCGCCGAAGAGGCCCGCGATCTGGGGATACTGTCGCGCGTCGTCGCGGCGGACGCGCTCGATGCGGCGGTGGAAGCCGAGGTGCGGCCCTATCTCGACTGCGCGCCGGGCGCGGTGGCGGCAGCGAAGCAGCTCGCGCGTGATCTGGGGCCGCGCATCGACGCCGAGGTCATTGCGCATACCATCGAAGCGCTTTCGAGCCGATGGGAAACCGAAGAAGCCGCCGAAGGCATCGCTGCGTTCTTCGACCGGCGCAAGCCGCGGTGGGCAGGCTAG
- a CDS encoding hydroxymethylglutaryl-CoA lyase, with protein sequence MSLGDCEIFEVGPRDGLQNEKREIPVAEKVALVDCLSRAGFARIEAASFVSPKWVPQMAGSAEVLAGITRADGVRYSALTPNMRGYDDARRAGADEIAVFASASEGFSKANLNAGIEESLARFEPMLEAARHIDLPVRGYVSCVIECPYDGKVAPAKVAEVADRLFSMGCYEISLGDTVGAGTPDSIARMLLAVRSAVPVGRLAGHYHDTGGRALANMDASLSMGLRVFDAAVGGLGGCPFAPGASGNVATEVVARHLDALGYRTGLDLAVLDEAAEMARAMRG encoded by the coding sequence ATGAGCCTGGGTGATTGCGAGATCTTCGAGGTGGGCCCGCGGGACGGGCTCCAGAACGAGAAGCGCGAAATTCCGGTGGCCGAAAAGGTGGCCCTGGTCGACTGTCTCAGCCGCGCGGGTTTCGCGCGGATCGAGGCGGCCTCCTTCGTGAGCCCGAAATGGGTTCCCCAGATGGCGGGATCGGCCGAGGTGCTGGCAGGCATCACGCGCGCCGATGGCGTGCGCTACTCCGCGCTTACGCCCAATATGCGCGGCTACGACGACGCGCGCAGGGCGGGGGCGGACGAGATCGCCGTCTTCGCCTCGGCCTCGGAAGGGTTTTCGAAGGCCAATCTCAACGCCGGCATCGAGGAGAGCCTCGCACGCTTCGAGCCCATGCTCGAGGCGGCGCGTCACATCGATCTTCCGGTCCGCGGCTATGTCTCCTGCGTGATCGAATGCCCCTATGACGGCAAGGTCGCGCCGGCGAAGGTGGCCGAGGTGGCGGATCGCCTGTTCTCGATGGGCTGCTACGAGATCAGCCTCGGCGATACCGTCGGGGCCGGCACGCCGGACAGCATCGCGCGGATGCTGCTCGCCGTGCGCAGCGCCGTGCCGGTGGGTCGGCTTGCAGGGCATTATCACGACACGGGGGGCCGCGCGCTGGCAAACATGGATGCCTCGCTGTCGATGGGGCTCCGGGTGTTTGACGCGGCGGTTGGCGGGCTTGGCGGATGCCCGTTCGCGCCGGGAGCGTCTGGCAACGTCGCGACGGAAGTCGTCGCGCGCCACCTGGATGCGCTTGGCTACCGGACCGGGCTCGATCTGGCGGTGCTGGACGAGGCGGCTGAAATGGCGCGGGCCATGCGGGGCTGA
- a CDS encoding glutathione S-transferase family protein, which translates to MIVLHHSPQTRSMRTLWLLRELEIDFHLRTYPFDRTLRSPEFLTLSPAGRVPALEIDGERMFETGAITEYLCERFSPERLGRMPGSPDRMAWLVWVHFAETVSQHTAALTQQHIALREDSMRSPTVMKLEKMRLEKCYAAIEARLSPPLERRDYLLTSGFSAADISVGQAVYMARHFARLDDFPALRAWYDRITERPAFEAALPTGDLLYRQDFYEPWPTA; encoded by the coding sequence GTGATTGTGCTGCACCACAGCCCCCAGACCCGCTCGATGCGCACGCTCTGGCTCCTGCGGGAACTGGAGATCGACTTCCATCTGCGCACCTACCCGTTCGACCGCACCCTGCGCAGCCCCGAGTTCCTGACGCTCTCGCCCGCCGGGAGGGTCCCCGCTCTCGAGATCGACGGCGAGCGGATGTTCGAGACCGGGGCGATCACCGAGTACCTTTGCGAACGTTTCAGCCCCGAGCGGCTGGGACGCATGCCTGGCAGCCCGGACCGGATGGCCTGGCTGGTCTGGGTGCATTTCGCCGAAACCGTCAGCCAGCACACGGCGGCGCTGACCCAGCAGCATATCGCGCTGCGCGAGGATTCGATGCGGTCGCCCACGGTGATGAAGCTCGAGAAGATGCGGCTCGAGAAATGCTATGCCGCCATCGAGGCCCGGCTCAGCCCGCCGCTGGAACGGCGCGACTATCTGCTGACCAGCGGCTTTTCCGCCGCGGATATCTCGGTCGGCCAAGCGGTCTACATGGCGCGGCATTTCGCCCGGCTGGACGATTTTCCGGCGCTTCGGGCCTGGTACGACCGGATCACCGAACGGCCCGCCTTCGAGGCGGCGCTGCCGACGGGGGATCTGCTGTACCGGCAGGATTTCTACGAGCCCTGGCCAACGGCATAG